One Paralichthys olivaceus isolate ysfri-2021 chromosome 8, ASM2471397v2, whole genome shotgun sequence genomic region harbors:
- the LOC109637780 gene encoding extracellular superoxide dismutase [Cu-Zn], with product MLSHRSDNLLEAALFVLLAVCQQCVSADISAPPEVMLHNGSMYAACKLRPITSLPTGVPRVYGHVLFKQDYPNGKLQVIFRLKGFPKDVTPEPSRAVHIHQYGNLSKECIATGGHYNPSDVHHPKHPGDFGNFQPQGGKINMLMEAEATLFGGLSVIGRAVVVHEKMDDLGLGGDAGSLLHGNSGRRIGCCVIGIYPPNLWNMYHEQFKAVN from the exons ATGCTTTCACACAG GTCAGATAATTTGTTGGAGGCTGCTCTGTTCGTTCTGCTGGCAGTGTGTCAGCAATGTGTCTCAGCTGACATTTCGGCTCCACCAGAGGTCATGCTGCACAATGGCTCCATGTATGCAGCCTGCAAACTAAGACCCATCACGTCACTACCCACCGGCGTGCCCAGAGTGTACGGCCACGTGCTGTTTAAACAGGATTACCCTAACGGAAAACTCCAAGTCATCTTCCGGCTGAAAGGTTTCCCCAAAGATGTCACCCCAGAGCCGTCCAGAGCCGTGCACATCCACCAGTACGGTAACCTGAGCAAAGAATGTATTGCCACCGGTGGCCACTACAATCCAAGTGATGTGCATCATCCTAAACACCCAGGGGACTTTGGGAACTTTCAACCCCAGGGaggaaaaatcaacatgttaaTGGAAGCTGAGGCCACGCTGTTCGGAGGGCTGTCCGTGATTGGAAGAGCAGTGGTGGTGCACgaaaagatggatgacttgggcctcggtggagatGCTGGGAGCCTGCTGCATGGAAACTCAGGTCGCAGGATTGGCTGTTGTGTTATTGGGATTTACCCACCCAATCTGTGGAATATGTATCATGAGCAGTTTAAAGCAGTCAACTGA
- the LOC109637872 gene encoding coiled-coil domain-containing protein 149-like isoform X2, whose product MDPSRRSESDWQGLINEFVICKRKLESKKEALLILSKELDTCQQERDQYKLMANQLRERHQGLKKKYRELIDGDLSLPPEKRNQVNLAQLLTDSREKSHQLSEEVKELTQRLVEAQGDNKLLRMTITKQRLGDEEVGVRHFPAHEREDLVQQLERAREQNEVLELSVKSLTDELQDVRAERDVFQQKAHRLNVEMNHIVGNDEIRFLDIDALCMENRYLHERLTQLQKEVNLLKSNLMKYKSALECRKTSTFGGKANSSALTGVLSAKQVKELLLSEENGCSLPVTPQSISDLKSLATALLETIHEKNMVIQHQRQINKILGNRVAELEKKLKTLEMSGLWSLPGKDAIILNPQLPESPQSPAQEADTESENKPAEQQSSPEVQDQDNEKPEASDFQQEAQLPSSEETSPQKPPRQSVDEEPASPQTEKPNNHTQIAVDLDALTQEEELLSDSIPSVTDVNTPRQSDHDSQLNLDDSDPTGEGESDETETVEAECDITEENIYVASSSAAAGEKQQDVTAPNQQTELSDETDVRVGQEI is encoded by the exons ATGGATCCGTCCAGGAGGAGCGAGAGTGACTGGCAGGGGCTGATCAACGAG TTTGTAATTTGCAAGCGTAAACTGGAGAGCAAGAAGGAAGCTCTTCTGATTCTGTCGAAGGAGCTGGACACCTGTCAGCAGGAGAGGGATCAGTACAAGCTGATGGCAAACCAGCTCCGTGAGCGGCACCAGGGCCTCAAGAAGAAGTACAGAGAGCTCATC GATGGagatctctctctgcctcctgagAAAAGAAATCAA GTGAATTTAGCTCAGTTACTCACAGACTCCAGAGAGAAAAGTCATCAGCTTtctgaggaggtgaaggagctgACACAGCGACTGGTGGAAGCTCAGGGAGATAACAAG ctcctccgaATGACCATCACCAAACAGAGGCTGGGAGACGAGGAGGTTGGAGTTCGACACTTTCCTGCACACGAGAGAGAGGATCTGGTCCAACAGTTAGAAAGAGCCAGAGAACAG AACGAGGTGCTGGAGCTCAGTGTGAAGTCGCTCACTGACGAGCTGCAGGACGTTCGAGCAGAGCGAGACGTGTTTCAGCAGAAGGCTCATCGTCTTAATGTGGAAATGAACCACATTGTAGGAAATGATGAGATTCGGTTTCTTGACATTGATGCACTCTGCATGGAGAACAG GTATTTGCATGAACGCCTCACTCAACTTCAGAAGGAGGTCAACTTGCTCAAATCAAATCTGATGAAGTACAAG AGTGCCCTGGAGTGTCGGAAAACCTCTACATTCGGTGGCAAAGCGAATAGCAGCGCTCTCACAGGAGTGCTCTCTGCCAAACAAG tgaaagAACTGTTGCTCTCTGAAGAAAACGGCTGCAGTTTGCCGGTGACCCCTCAGTCCATCTCAGACCTCAAGTCTCTGGCCACAGCTCTGCTGGAAACCATCCATGAGAAGAACATGGTCATTCAGCACCAGCGGCAAATCAATAA gATTCTTGGAAATCGAGTGGCGGAGCTGGAGAAGAAACTTAAAACACTAGAGATGTCAGGATTATGGAGCCTGCCAG GAAAAGATGCCATCATCCTGAACCCTCAGCTGCCAGAGTCACCACAGTCTCCTGCACAGGAAG CTGATACAGAATCTGAGAATAAACCTGCCGAGCAGCAGAGCTCCCCAGAAGTTCAAGACCAAGACAATGAAAAACCAGAAGCATCAGATTTTCAGCAAGAGGCACAGCTGCCATCCAGTGAGGAGACGTCCCCACAGAAGCCTCCACGCCAGTCGGTGGATGAAGAGCCAGCCAGCCCTCAGACAGAAAAGccaaacaatcacacacagatCGCTGTGGATTTAGATGCTTTAACACAAGAAGAGGAGTTACTGAGTGATTCTATTCCCTCAGTGACAGATGTGAACACGCCTCGTCAGTCAGACCACGACTCACAACTGAATTTAGACGACTCCGACCCGACAGGAGAAGGAGAGTCGGATGAAACTGAAACTGTCGAAGCTGAGTGTGATATTACTGAGGAAAACATTTACGttgcttcctcctctgctgccgcTGGTGAGAAACAGCAGGACGTCACTGCGCCAAACCAGCAGACAGAGCTTTCAGATGAGACTGATGTTCGTGTCGGTCAGGAAATCTGA
- the LOC109637872 gene encoding coiled-coil domain-containing protein 149-like isoform X1, which yields MDPSRRSESDWQGLINEFVICKRKLESKKEALLILSKELDTCQQERDQYKLMANQLRERHQGLKKKYRELIDGDLSLPPEKRNQVNLAQLLTDSREKSHQLSEEVKELTQRLVEAQGDNKLLRMTITKQRLGDEEVGVRHFPAHEREDLVQQLERAREQNEVLELSVKSLTDELQDVRAERDVFQQKAHRLNVEMNHIVGNDEIRFLDIDALCMENRYLHERLTQLQKEVNLLKSNLMKYKSALECRKTSTFGGKANSSALTGVLSAKQVKELLLSEENGCSLPVTPQSISDLKSLATALLETIHEKNMVIQHQRQINKILGNRVAELEKKLKTLEMSGLWSLPGLTYNVSLGIYGGKDAIILNPQLPESPQSPAQEADTESENKPAEQQSSPEVQDQDNEKPEASDFQQEAQLPSSEETSPQKPPRQSVDEEPASPQTEKPNNHTQIAVDLDALTQEEELLSDSIPSVTDVNTPRQSDHDSQLNLDDSDPTGEGESDETETVEAECDITEENIYVASSSAAAGEKQQDVTAPNQQTELSDETDVRVGQEI from the exons ATGGATCCGTCCAGGAGGAGCGAGAGTGACTGGCAGGGGCTGATCAACGAG TTTGTAATTTGCAAGCGTAAACTGGAGAGCAAGAAGGAAGCTCTTCTGATTCTGTCGAAGGAGCTGGACACCTGTCAGCAGGAGAGGGATCAGTACAAGCTGATGGCAAACCAGCTCCGTGAGCGGCACCAGGGCCTCAAGAAGAAGTACAGAGAGCTCATC GATGGagatctctctctgcctcctgagAAAAGAAATCAA GTGAATTTAGCTCAGTTACTCACAGACTCCAGAGAGAAAAGTCATCAGCTTtctgaggaggtgaaggagctgACACAGCGACTGGTGGAAGCTCAGGGAGATAACAAG ctcctccgaATGACCATCACCAAACAGAGGCTGGGAGACGAGGAGGTTGGAGTTCGACACTTTCCTGCACACGAGAGAGAGGATCTGGTCCAACAGTTAGAAAGAGCCAGAGAACAG AACGAGGTGCTGGAGCTCAGTGTGAAGTCGCTCACTGACGAGCTGCAGGACGTTCGAGCAGAGCGAGACGTGTTTCAGCAGAAGGCTCATCGTCTTAATGTGGAAATGAACCACATTGTAGGAAATGATGAGATTCGGTTTCTTGACATTGATGCACTCTGCATGGAGAACAG GTATTTGCATGAACGCCTCACTCAACTTCAGAAGGAGGTCAACTTGCTCAAATCAAATCTGATGAAGTACAAG AGTGCCCTGGAGTGTCGGAAAACCTCTACATTCGGTGGCAAAGCGAATAGCAGCGCTCTCACAGGAGTGCTCTCTGCCAAACAAG tgaaagAACTGTTGCTCTCTGAAGAAAACGGCTGCAGTTTGCCGGTGACCCCTCAGTCCATCTCAGACCTCAAGTCTCTGGCCACAGCTCTGCTGGAAACCATCCATGAGAAGAACATGGTCATTCAGCACCAGCGGCAAATCAATAA gATTCTTGGAAATCGAGTGGCGGAGCTGGAGAAGAAACTTAAAACACTAGAGATGTCAGGATTATGGAGCCTGCCAG GCCTGACTTATAATGTGTCGTTGGGAATTTATGGTG GAAAAGATGCCATCATCCTGAACCCTCAGCTGCCAGAGTCACCACAGTCTCCTGCACAGGAAG CTGATACAGAATCTGAGAATAAACCTGCCGAGCAGCAGAGCTCCCCAGAAGTTCAAGACCAAGACAATGAAAAACCAGAAGCATCAGATTTTCAGCAAGAGGCACAGCTGCCATCCAGTGAGGAGACGTCCCCACAGAAGCCTCCACGCCAGTCGGTGGATGAAGAGCCAGCCAGCCCTCAGACAGAAAAGccaaacaatcacacacagatCGCTGTGGATTTAGATGCTTTAACACAAGAAGAGGAGTTACTGAGTGATTCTATTCCCTCAGTGACAGATGTGAACACGCCTCGTCAGTCAGACCACGACTCACAACTGAATTTAGACGACTCCGACCCGACAGGAGAAGGAGAGTCGGATGAAACTGAAACTGTCGAAGCTGAGTGTGATATTACTGAGGAAAACATTTACGttgcttcctcctctgctgccgcTGGTGAGAAACAGCAGGACGTCACTGCGCCAAACCAGCAGACAGAGCTTTCAGATGAGACTGATGTTCGTGTCGGTCAGGAAATCTGA
- the LOC109637873 gene encoding leucine-rich repeat LGI family member 2-like, with protein MTSTRQRLLVLFTLLYISGAAESKRNFKCPSGCACSKETIICVGTAHMPRTIPNDINSLSMVNGSIPELTEGMFALMPSLQLLLLNANSMTTIKDDAFSGLPHLEYLFIEGNKIETITKNSLRGLRDLTHLSLANNKMRFLPRDLFFDLDSLLELDLRGNSFQCSCENKWLMTWLKNTNATVSDVFCAGPGDMKGKRLSELPIPPGQCISTDFVRHQSIPIQSMSADIFSFKEDIYVAMAAPNTNSCVVMEWDHIEMNFRIFDNITGKSVVGCKSVLIDSHVLIIVTQLFGGSHIYKFDDHQNKFTKFQTIEVFNISKPNDIEVFQMDGDWYFVIVDSSKAGLSTLYKWVDQPDRNETGFNSYQFLHEWFRDTDAEFVEVDGKSYLILASRSQSPVIYLWNKSSLKFILHGEIQNVDDVVAVKAFREDRELYLAMTCYIGDSKILKWANKLFTEVQALPSRGAMILQPFSFRDRHYLALGSDYSFTQIYLWDAETKTFHKFKDIYVQSPRSFTVVTTDRRNFIFSSSFKGKSMVFEHITVDLSL; from the exons ATGACATCCACCAGGCAGAGGCTCCTGGTCCTTTTTACACTTCTCTACATTAGTGGAGCAGCTGAATCCAAGAGGAATTTCAAATGTCCTTCAGGATGCGCCTGCTCCAAGGAGACCATCATCTGCGTGGGTACCGCTCACATGCCCAGGACCATACCCAACGACATCAACTCACT GAGCATGGTGAATGGATCCATCCCTGAACTCACAGAGGGCATGTTTGCTCTCATGCCTTCTCTTCAGCTGCT gctTCTAAATGCAAATTCTATGACCACGATTAAAGATGATGCTTTCTCTGGTCTCCCACACCTTGAATACTT ATTCATTGAAGGCAACAAGATTGAAACCATCACCAAAAATTCCCTGCGTGGTCTACGAGATCTGACTCATCT CTCCCTCGCCAACAACAAGATGAGGTTTCTGCCTAGAGatcttttttttgatttggaTTCGTTGCTGGAACT GGATCTACGAGGCAATTCTTTCCAGTGCAGCTGTGAGAACAAGTGGCTGATGACGtggctgaaaaacacaaacgcCACAGTGTCGGATGTCTTCTGCGCAGGGCCCGGTGATATGAAGGGCAAACGGCTCAGCGAGCTTCCTATTCCACCAGGCCAGTGCATCTCCACAG ACTTTGTGCGTCATCAGTCCATTCCCATTCAGTCCATGTCAGCAGACATCTTCTCCTTTAAAGAGGACATCTATGTGGCGATGGCTGCTCCCAACACCAACAGCTGTGTGGTCATGGAGTGGGATCACATCGAAATGAACTTCAGAATATTTGACAATATCACAG GGAAGTCGGTTGTTGGATGTAAGTCGGTCCTGATCGACAGCCACGTCCTTATAATTGTCACCCAGCTCTTTGGTGGATCCCACATTTATAAGTTTGATGATCACCAAAACAAGTTCACCAAGTTTCAAACCATCGAGGTCTTCAACATCTCAAAGCCAAATGACATCGAGGTCTTCCAAATGGATGGTGATTGGTATTTTGTGATTGTGGACAGCTCCAAGGCTGGACTGTCGACTCTGTACAAGTGGGTCGACCAGCCAGACCGCAATGAAACTGGTTTTAACTCCTACCAGTTTCTCCATGAGTGGTTTCGCGATACCGACGCTGAGTTCGTTGAAGTGGACGGGAAGTCCTACCTCATCTTAGCCAGTCGATCTCAGTCACCTGTCATCTACCTGTGGAACAAAAGCTCCCTGAAGTTCATACTCCATGGTGAGATTCAGAATGTGGATGACGTGGTGGCAGTCAAAGCGTTTCGAGAGGACAGAGAGTTGTACCTGGCCATGACCTGCTACATCGGTGACTCCAAAATCCTCAAATGGGCCAATAAGCTGTTCACGGAGGTGCAGGCCCTGCCGTCTCGAGGAGCCATGATCCTCCAGCCATTCTCCTTCAGAGACAGACACTATCTCGCCCTCGGCAGCGACTACTCCTTCACACAGATCTACCTCTGGGACGCAGAAACCAAAACCTTTCACAAGTTCAAGGACATTTACGTGCAATCACCTCGGTCGTTTACAGTCGTGACCACAGACCGCAGGAATTTCATCTTCTCTTCCAGCTTCAAGGGCAAATCGATGGTTTTTGAGCATATTACTGTAGATCTGAGCCTATAG
- the cunh4orf54 gene encoding uncharacterized protein C4orf54, which yields MEAAEETLTYLHDTGLHRKLLPGDKEDTKKKEVEDIKGHESNYVDLDMKPECAKTVKVTFTGEGNQLSVIKCDGSKQSTGEEWGEPPVETQLPDSDHGSETDGGPLQDELDPSDCSEHVRSESDELQYTDMYLNSKTESDDGTSAVLSDHSGSDTVEDESHYITTHEIQLTELDHDVDYDLGRGTCWEFEDDNLVYSFVDYASFESDETQEGTLVLEGRSQGKPQANLGGAAVSTEQEESDLCASSDESVCNKTESGDANTGQIHLSIKATSRAVNEPVCVPESSTCGYAKDFGDRSHFSFVSSGARAGPLSDRAQYFIPAPGRQHLATKLRRNEYSSGASSSISELDDADKEVRNLTAKSFRSLACPYFDAINLSTSSESSMSEYGLNKWSAYVDWNYGNISRGGERSVIAHKTSSATVEMNNTVESKRDGKSTTDTKSPQSKMYALNKRTTFQQASSKKIHVKDPVQPKQRGVTLNFLCNVEAPEGTRRPKCSKNSRSTEDTGAVSARSGCDMQYHLTESTGDTHKRAIFASSLLKNVISKKMQFEQERKMERGEIRDRQRSLGRALHRQTSESGSGLSVNSADDQHLEDSRPSSCGPADEPKTNKAQEESEKGQHESPKVSLSHSQSSAFNSVKADEPEPVKEAEPTSDTQHTAKDGLDTNSMLTKLLFVPSYQLHSKEKGFAEDMSHTPATADGLQKFEKDEIGKGGKPPEIKIRLRSVKENKGCTLNIASLLTPKISYNSVNTFRAAGDAKCHILSTTDKMPNFTVRDIRDTKCKFQTPIYRVRDVRKLVKSSYRFVSLDSIESKYSTAADKLEEKGKTEPAKRLLPSPIVIKCHSVKKNAKSQATEASQIQAGPCETAQRESAPSHCMTGRVPPVVSKQLHTDQSEIQSNTETKLTKQRQVPGETVDRRNEPTIPKQAAIEKLKAAVKTMEQLYVFDRNEWKRKSQAPQPITDSHVLSLIAREEQGGEQLEATNTDRVPQATETGRAQEREGAVDIIQVPYNTDTFKTQSQQGKIFSNKSVLHFGNGKQPRVSISSVRNSIPQSSAPQTSSTMKSSRAPAAPLSVKIEPLKHVQVQQGKVKIIPTNPTVTHGCTDSENYLTIPGMGYTSEIKLSREGSQAHTGDSKTPEQKRSPLIMEYPSTSIYHHPAAATTTGPQTQPQVLCFSPTMSMSREAAPPIQRKMLLDPTTGHYYMVDTPIQATTKRLFDPETGQYVDVPMPHLPVAPVSPVPLSLSPLTLNPGAYAPTYMIYPSFIPSPTLQAQAVPGQSEDAGGDKVKNARSPRLEKNTTGAESAYYSAMGEAPQGPLQLPVSLGHVTSRGGGASSERKPVISITTQQGPRIIAPPSFDGTTMSFVVEHR from the coding sequence ATGGAAGCAGCGGAGGAAACTCTCACTTACCTACATGACACCGGACTTCACAGGAAGCTGCTCCCAGGGGACAAGGAGGACACGAagaagaaggaggtggaggacatTAAAGGCCACGAGTCCAACTATGTGGATCTGGACATGAAACCGGAGTGCGCAAAAACTGTGAAAGTGACTTTTACCGGCGAGGGGAACCAGCTGTCTGTCATCAAATGCGACGGCTCGAAGCAGAGTACCGGGGAGGAGTGGGGTGAGCCCCCGGTGGAGACCCAACTTCCAGACTCCGATCATGGCTCAGAGACCGACGGGGGGCCGCTCCAGGACGAGCTCGACCCGAGCGACTGCAGCGAACACGTGCGCAGCGAGAGCGACGAGCTCCAGTACACCGACATGTACCTGAACAGTAAGACCGAGTCAGACGACGGAACCAGCGCCGTCCTGTCCGACCACAGCGGCTCCGACACCGTGGAGGACGAGTCCCACTACATCACGACGCATGAGATCCAGCTGACCGAGCTCGACCACGACGTCGACTACGACCTGGGCCGCGGCACCTGCTGGGAGTTTGAAGACGACAACCTGGTTTACTCATTTGTGGATTACGCGTCTTTTGAGAGCGATGAGACGCAGGAGGGGACTCTGGTCCTGGAGGGCAGGAGTCAGGGCAAACCGCAGGCTAATCTTGGGGGAGCGGCTGTCAGCACCGAGCAGGAGGAGAGTGATCTGTGCGCCAGCTCTGATGAAAGCGTGTGCAACAAAACCGAAAGCGGAGACGCCAATACTGGGcaaatccatctatccataAAAGCCACCTCCAGAGCAGTGAACGAGCCGGTCTGTGTCCCTGAGAGCAGCACCTGTGGTTACGCAAAAGACTTTGGAGACAGGAGCCACTTCTCCTTCGTTAGCTCCGGCGCCAGAGCGGGGCCCTTGAGCGATAGGGCTCAATATTTCATCCCCGCGCCGGGCCGTCAGCACCTTGCAACCAAACTGAGACGGAATGAGTATTCCAGCGGAGCCTCCAGCTCCATCAGCGAGCTGGATGACGCTGATAAAGAGGTGCGTAATCTAACCGCCAAGTCTTTCCGCAGTCTGGCATGTCCATACTTCGATGCCATTAATCTTAGCACCTCCAGCGAGTCCTCCATGTCGGAATATGGGCTAAATAAATGGTCAGCCTACGTGGACTGGAATTATGGAAACATATCGCGTGGGGGAGAGCGCAGCGTAATTGCGCACAAGACTTCCAGCGCAACAGTGGAAATGAATAACACTGTGGAGAGTAAGAGAGACGGTAAGTCCACTACAGACACGAAATCACCACAAAGCAAAATGTACGCACTGAACAAGAGAACAACTTTTCAACAAGCTTCGAGCAAAAAGATCCACGTGAAAGATCCAGTTCAGCCAAAGCAGCGAGGAGTGACACTGAATTTCCTCTGTAATGTTGAAGCCCCTGAAGGCACCAGGCGTCCAAAATGCTCCAAGAATTCACGATCCACCGAGGATACCGGGGCAGTGTCGGCCAGATCAGGATGTGACATGCAGTATCATCTCACTGAGAGCACAGGGGACACGCACAAAAGGGCCATTTTTGCATCAAGTTTGTTGAAAAATGTGATTTCCAAGAAGATGCAGTTTGAGCAGGAGCGCAAAATGGAGAGGGGTGAGATCCGTGACAGACAGAGGAGTCTGGGAAGAGCTTTGCACAGACAAACCTCAGAGTCAGGCTCAGGGCTGAGTGTTAACTCTGCTGATGATCAGCACCTGGAGGACAGCAGACCCAGTTCCTGTGGGCCTGCAGACGAACCGAAAACCAACAAAGCCCAAGAAGAGTCAGAAAAGGGACAACATGAGTCTCCAAAAGTATCACTCAGCCACAGCCAGAGCAGTGCATTCAATTCAGTGAAGGCAGATGAGCCAGAACCTGTAAAGGAGGCTGAGCCCACAagtgacacacaacacactgcaaaGGACGGATTAGACACCAACAGCATGCTGACAAAACTGCTTTTTGTTCCGAGCTACCAGCTTCACTCAAAAGAGAAGGGTTTTGCAGAAGACATGAGCCACACACCTGCCACAGCGGACGGCCTGCAGAAATTTGAAAAAGACGAAATAGGAAAGGGGGGGAAACCACCTGAGATAAAAATACGCCTGAGAagtgtgaaagaaaataaaggctGTACATTGAATATTGCCAGCCTGTTAACCCCTAAAATAAGTTACAACTCTGTTAACACATTCAGGGCAGCAGGTGATGCTAAATGTCACATTCTATCTACAACAGATAAAATGCCAAACTTCACAGTCAGAGACATAAGAGACACCAAATGCAAGTTTCAAACGCCGATTTATCGCGTCAGGGATGTGCGTAAACTGGTAAAAAGCTCATATCGCTTTGTTTCTCTGGACAGTATTGAGAGTAAATATTCCACAGCAGCTGATAAACTTGAGGAAAAGGGCAAAACGGAGCCAGCGAAACGTTTATTACCATCTCCCATTGTGATTAAATGTCACTCTGTGAAGAAAAATGCTAAATCACAGGCCACCGAGGCATCACAGATCCAAGCAGGGCCATGTGAAACAGCCCAAAGGGAAAGTGCACCATCACATTGCATGACGGGCAGGGTGCCACCTGTCGTGTCCAAACAGCTACACACTGACCAGTCAGAAATCCAATCAAACACTGAAACCAAACTGACAAAGCAGAGGCAGGTCCCAGGGGAGACAGTGGATAGGAGGAATGAGCCCACGATACCAAAACAGGCTGCTATAGAAAAGCTTAAAGCTGCGGTCAAAACAATGGAGCAGCTTTATGTGTTTGATAGAAATGAATGGAAGCGTAAATCTCAAGCTCCACAGCCCATCACTGACAGCCATGTGCTCTCACTTATAGCCAGAGAGGAGCAAGGAGGAGAGCAGCTGGAGGCAACGAACACCGACAGGGTCCCTCAGGCCACAGAAACAGGCAGAGCTCAGGAACGTGAGGGAGCTGTTGATATAATCCAGGTCCCATATAACACCGacacttttaaaacacaatCCCAGCAGGGGAAAATATTTAGCAACAAAAGCGTCCTTCATTTTGGCAATGGCAAACAGCCACGTGTCAGCATTAGTTCAGTCAGAAACTCTATTCCACAAAGCTCTGCTCCGCAAACATCATCGACTATGAAAAGCTCCAGGGCACCGGCGGCTCCTCTGTCGGTGAAAATAGAGCCACTGAAACACGTCCAGGTGCAGCAGGGAAAGGTCAAAATCATTCCCACTAATCCCACTGTCACACATGGCTGCACAGACTCCGAGAACTATTTAACCATCCCGGGGATGGGGTACACAAGTGAAATCAAACTCTCGAGGGAGGGGAGTCAAGCCCACACAGGTGACAGCAAGACACCTGAGCAGAAAAGGTCTCCGTTAATCATGGAGTACCCATCAACGAGCATCTACCATCACCCTGCAGCAGCGACGACGACAGGGCCGCAAACCCAACCACAGGTGTTGTGCTTCTCTCCCACTATGTCTATGAGCAGAGAGGCAGCCCCACCGATCCAGCGCAAGATGCTTTTGGACCCCACAACAGGACATTATTACATGGTGGACACTCCCATACAGGCCACCACCAAGCGACTGTTTGACCCCGAGACAGGCCAGTATGTGGACGTACCCATGCCCCATTTGCCAGTGGCCCCTGTCAGCCCTGTGCCTCTCTCCTTGTCCCCCCTGACACTGAACCCAGGAGCGTATGCCCCCACCTACATGATCTACCCAAGCTTCATCCCCTCGCCCACTCTCCAGGCTCAGGCCGTGCCGGGCCAGTCTGAGGACGCAGGCGGGGACAAGGTAAAAAATGCCAGAAGTCCAAGGCTAGAAAAGAACACAACAGGTGCAGAGAGCGCGTATTACAGTGCAATGGGAGAGGCTCCGCAGGGGCCACTGCAGCTACCTGTGAGTTTGGGACATGTGACCAGCAGAGGAGGCGGAGCGAGCTCAGAGAGGAAGCCGGTCATCAGCATCACAACGCAACAAGGTCCAAGAATCATCGCCCCTCCTTCCTTTGACGGAACAACAATGAGCTTTGTAGTGGAGCATCGGTGA